Proteins co-encoded in one Gossypium arboreum isolate Shixiya-1 chromosome 11, ASM2569848v2, whole genome shotgun sequence genomic window:
- the LOC108471713 gene encoding probable LRR receptor-like serine/threonine-protein kinase RKF3, translating into MPLSLFPFFALVTILTFLEIGISASYCQNLSNETLGKASCPLNFDILKKLVNKDPASSTFANFSSQCQTILEGLDLVRSEYLRTNEYFVPPPTTCKACWDSYQLLIGEFINGFDIETSCGYNAEWISKPCMDIKSRAQFESLIPTTVLYQLRYYCTQSLDDSFTCELCTRKLLQLRKIYFDGIGSTAGNISACSGYLSMYAAAFINNFGPTDKATAKCLFSIELKPKKSSSSHHRSAIAGATAGSLVGLLGAFSAILILLMRRQRKNVKERSDRVMEKNDSVKDETSLVFGFGLYSRSTGLKKFKIKEIKSATMNFSRENIIGMGGYGNVYKGVLPDGSEVAIKRFKNCSLVGDANFVHEVEVIASVKHVNLVELRGFCTATIPLEGHQRIIVCDLMHNGSLYDHLFGSEKKRLSWPIRLKIALGTARGLAYLHHGLHPAIIHRDIKASNILLDETFQPKVADFGLAKINSEGTTHLSTRVAGTLGYVAPEYALYGKLTEKSDVYSFGVVLLELLSGKKAYDNDEGKIFRVTDWAWELVEQGRALDVLEQDMAEIGLAEVMEQYVLIAVLCSHPILDVRPTMDQTVKILESGLPVRSSS; encoded by the coding sequence ATGCCTTTATCTCTATTCCCTTTCTTTGCATTAGTAACAATCTTAACCTTTTTGGAGATCGGTATTTCAGCTTCGTATTGCCAAAACCTCTCAAATGAAACCCTTGGTAAAGCCTCTTGTCCTTTGAACTTTGACATCCTTAAGAAGTTGGTAAACAAAGACCCTGCAAGCTCTACCTTTGCTAACTTTTCTTCACAGTGTCAAACCATCCTTGAAGGACTCGATTTGGTCCGGTCCGAGTATCTTCGAACGAACGAGTACTTTGTTCCCCCTCCCACCACCTGTAAGGCATGCTGGGATTCCTATCAACTGCTAATAGGTGAGTTCATAAATGGTTTTGATATCGAAACTTCTTGCGGATATAATGCAGAATGGATTTCTAAACCCTGCATGGATATAAAATCTAGAGCACAATTTGAGAGCCTAATCCCCACTACCGTATTGTACCAATTAAGATATTACTGTACTCAGTCTTTGGATGATAGTTTTACGTGTGAATTATGTACTAGAAAGCTGCTCCAACTTAGGAAAATTTACTTCGATGGCATCGGTAGCACTGCGGGGAACATCTCTGCTTGTTCAGGGTATCTTAGTATGTATGCAGCTGCATTTATCAACAATTTTGGTCCAACTGATAAAGCAACTGCAAAGTGTTTGTTTTCCATAGAACTTAAACCAAAGAAATCGAGCAGTAGCCACCACCGAAGTGCAATTGCTGGTGCCACAGCCGGTTCTCTTGTTGGTCTACTTGGGGCCTTTTCTGCAATTTTAATCCTTCTGATGAGACGACAAAGGAAAAACGTAAAGGAGAGGAGTGATCGTGTTATGGAGAAGAACGATTCGGTTAAAGATGAGACTAGTTTGGTTTTCGGATTCGGATTGTATAGTAGAAGCACCGGTTTAAAGAAGTTCAAAATTAAGGAAATCAAAAGTGCGACAATGAATTTCTCGAGAGAGAACATTATTGGAATGGGAGGATACGGAAATGTTTATAAAGGGGTGTTACCTGATGGATCTGAAGTTGCCATAAAAAGGTTCAAGAATTGCTCACTTGTTGGAGATGCAAACTTTGTACATGAAGTAGAAGTCATTGCAAGTGTAAAACATGTCAATCTTGTTGAATTGAGAGGCTTCTGCACTGCAACAATTCCATTGGAAGGACATCAAAGGATCATCGTCTGTGATTTGATGCATAACGGAAGCCTCTATGATCATCTTTTCGGATCCGAGAAGAAGAGACTTAGCTGGCCTATTCGTCTTAAAATTGCCCTTGGAACTGCCAGAGGTTTAGCTTATTTGCACCATGGACTTCATCCTGCTATCATTCACAGAGATATCAAAGCTAGTAACATACTTTTGGACGAGACATTTCAGCCGAAAGTTGCGGATTTCGGCTTGGCAAAGATCAATTCTGAAGGAACGACACATTTAAGCACAAGGGTAGCTGGAACTCTAGGCTATGTTGCTCCAGAATATGCCTTGTATGGCAAGTTAACTGAGAAAAGCGATGTTTATAGCTTTGGGGTTGTGCTTCTCGAGCTTTTGAGTGGCAAAAAGGCATATGACAACGATGAGGGAAAGATTTTTCGGGTGACAGATTGGGCATGGGAGCTTGTGGAACAAGGTAGGGCATTGGATGTCCTTGAACAAGACATGGCGGAGATTGGATTAGCAGAAGTGATGGAGCAATATGTTTTAATTGCAGTTCTTTGTTCTCATCCCATATTAGATGTTAGGCCAACAATGGACCAAACTGTGAAAATTTTGGAATCTGGTCTTCCAGTTCGTTCCAGTTCCTAG